The Peromyscus leucopus breed LL Stock chromosome 4, UCI_PerLeu_2.1, whole genome shotgun sequence genome segment AGATTCATTCACTTTAGCAAATGTACATTTCTCTTAAAGCACCCACTTTCAGTTGGGAATGGTAGCATATACCTGTAATTATAGTACTGGGAAGACGGAGGCAAAAGGCTGTGAGGTTGAGGCTGACCTAGTCTGTCTAGTGAGATCCTATCCATATACCTGGGGTTTTACCAGAGCACTGGGTCCCACTATGGAGGAGAGACAGGGATGCCACGTACTCACCTGCTTCTCAATCTTCAGGATGCGGATGATCCTGAAGTTGTACAAGTCATCACTTTCTTTGTTGTATGTTTCTGTGACATACTTCAATGTGCctgggacagaaacttctattGCATTTACTTCGTGGACACTTACAaatgtcttcctcttttcttgaTAGCTGAAGGCCACAAGGGCCACCAGAATGACTAACAGGAGCCGTGGTGCCTTCCAAAGTCTGGCCATCATTATTCATCTGGAGAATATTGGGAAGAGCTTCCTCCTTGTCTTCATCTGTTGGGACATACTGACCACAGCTGTCCTGAGTCAGACTTAAGGGCAACATGCAGCAACACCCACAGCTCtatctttctcctcccatctgcCTACTCAAGGGACACTTTGCAATGACTGGCAAACTCACGTCTACTCTCATTCTTTTTACATAGTTCATTTCACACAcgcacccatacacacacttatatttTGTGGGGGTTTCTCCTTCAGCAACATACACTTCTGTGGACTGTTATTCCCTTCGTAGACGCTAAGCCAGAGGCCTCTTTCCACTGAGCTTATGTCATGAGAGGCCAAAGAACACTTCAGGGATAGGCAATGGAGGACACATGAAGGGTATTGGGTCTCAGAAAACATAGCCTAACCAgcaggatgatgggaaggagaagttCATGAGGAGGAGCTGGGTTTTAAGGAAGCCCTCTCCTTGACTTGGCTCTTGGGACACTGGTTCTAGGCAATATGTCTAAAGAGcagagggactaggaggagagaaagaaacaaggacCTGGGGAACCTCACTTGGGAAAGCTGGTGACATTTGAGTGGCCGACTCCATGTTTTAGAGGTGAGCAGGAAGTTGAAGGAGGGGATTGCAAGAGTTTCCTGCCTGACAAGTTGGGTTTCAGAAAGATAAGACCCCACAGGAGCTCCAGCTTGGTATCGAAAGGCAAGGTCAAAGGCATGGAGGCTGGCAGGATGCAGCCATCTGTGTGATGCCAGCTCATGAGATGTTTGGATTAAGCCTatagggcaatggttctcaacctgtggcttgtGATCcccttggcaaacctctatctccaaaaacacTTACATTGCagttcataactgtagcaaaattacagtcataaagtggcaacaaaaatacatttatgattGGAAGTcactacagcatgaggaactgtttttaaaagtcacagcattagaaaggttgagaaccattactGTAGAATATTGCTCCTAAGGATACAGTATCAAGACAAGTAGTGAAAGGTCCTAGAACACAGGTGTGAGTGCATATACCTGCACTCATGCtgacatgcacaaacatgcaaacatatGTAGCCACACCTCTGCTCTAAGTATGCATTCAGACTGGTATATGAACTGGCATACAGACACACGCACCTCCATTCCTACCCTAAGTGCATATTCCCATTGGCCATTGTGTAGCTATTTCATATGAATTGGAGCATCCTCTTCTTAATGAGGGAGGCTCATTGAGACTAAGGAAGTAAAACTTTGAAGTCTCAGGAAGTTCTTGAAGGACCTTCCTGAGGTTATATAAGCAATAACTTCTGGGGAGATGATCCTCTCCAGCCTAGTTGTCTGCAAGTTTCTCAAGTAGCTCAAAGAGTTTCATGAGCCATTACCCATTCTGGAGTGGGATTTTTCAGGAACAGAGTTCCCTTTAAGTCACTCATGTGTCTATAAATAAGCTCTCACCATATTCCTGAAGATAATTCCAATAAAGTCATTGGTTCCCAAGATGCCTTTCTCATTCTTGGGGTGCCTTTCTCAGTCACACATCACTGCTACCACATCTGAGGCCCCATTGGATGGGAATCCTCATAGGGAAGGGTTTGAGGTCTAAGACTTGCACCATCAAATCCCCATACCTACTTGATGTCTTCACCACTAAGAGCACTTCCAAAGAAGGAGAGAACGGAAGTGGAAGGTAGGACTTCCTCCACTGCTCCTGGTGTCATTATAGCAGGTAGTGTTGCAGAAGAGATCTGTCTGGGATTTGGGTCTGCTTGCGTAatgagccagagggatcaaggttGATGTCATGCTAAGAATGCCTGGTAGAGGAGTTTGCTTATTGCATGGCACATGAGAAGCAGGGTGAGATAGACAGGAAGGGGCTGGGTTCCAATCTCCCCTTCTAGGACCTGCCTCCCATGACCCAACTTCTACTGATTGTACCACTTAAGGGCTTTATAACTTCTTAGTAGCTCCATAGGCTGGGACCACACATAAGCCCTCAGGGGACATTTAAACTCCAAATCACACACTGTATTTCTTCCCTGTGTGGGCCTACATCTGTGGAGGTGATGGCTTCTCTTTCTTATCACAATACTACTTCTGTTCTGTGTCTCCCACCTCAGCCATGGTTTTCAAGACCTTTCTGTTTCCAGGACTAGGAGAGAAATAAGGGGGGACTAGAAAGTTGCTATTTGACTCTAGCTCTAGTAGCCCTGGCCTTGGCAGAAATGCAAATCTGACATCCTTGGGGTGCCCTCCCAGTTCTTCTCCACCCTCACTGCTAAGATACACTCCTCTGCTGtgctcctggatgctggatgagATTCCTATGATGATCTATCTTTCAAGTTACCAGAAACAACAGCATACAGCAAGGTAAGTTCCATCTCCTAACAGCCAAATCTCCAACCTCGAATTCCCTCATTACTTCTCCCATgactctgcatctctctctcgaGGACCCTTGTGATTGCATGGTATCTACCCAGTCACTGAAGCCATCCACCATCTCAAGACCCCTTCTCTATAGCTCCAAAGTCTCTTTTACTTGGAAGCAGTGTATTCACAGGTTTGCAATCTTGGACTGAGGCAGCATGGGTCAGGACATTGCtctgtcacagcagtagagaTGATGTCTCTTCTGCTGTTTGGGCTTACTCTTTCATTCTGagactcctcttttttttcctgggaTTTGTGGGCCCCTTTTGATGTCTCTCACATTCTAGGATGACTTCAACCCAGCCCATTCTTGGATGTCTGCCCATCCAAGATGTGTACTTGGATGGAAAGAAGgagcaccagagaccatttcatGCTCACCTGCTCTCCAACCTCCGGCCCTTTCTAGACATCAGCAAGAATTGCAGGTGGCTTTTCCACCTACGATGAAAAGCTTGAGTTCTCTGGCACCCAGCTTTACACCTGTTTTCATAAATAACAAAGACTCTGTTGTTACATTCgatagaatatttattttcaaggttACAGGGGATTGTCTAACGTCTGAAGCTACAGCCTTGGGGTTGATCTGATGGTTGCCTACTGTTGCTTCAGGTAGATGAATGTGTAGGGGTTCAACTAGTTGATGTGTAAAACTTCTCACACAGCCTTCAGCACTAGTGTGTTTTTAAGTTCTCTGATTGCCAGCAAGAAAGGCAGCAGCCAGAGCAGGGCATGGCGGTACACATTTTAATTCTAGTCCTCCGGAGGCATAGCAGGTGGCtccctgtgagtttaaggccagcctggctacatcccacagccctcttctcccctccttctaAGAGAGAAGGGCAATAGTCAACAAGGCATAGTTGTGATGATCTTTTCTAAGGGGACATAGCAGATCTATGAAGGTAGTGGAAGTTCTGCTTGAAGGATAATCTTGTACAGCGCGTCTGTTCAGGCATGACTCTGTTTATAGATCTGTTTATATTTCCTGGTTTAGACTCTGTCAATAGTACACAAGAACACCCTTTCCACAAACTCTGCTGGTTGTCCCAAATTCCTCATATGTATTTATACTAATTTTGGAACAAATATACCAGAGTCTTACCTCTCAGCCTTGAAGACAGACAGATACCTTAGCAGCTGAGCCCCATCAAACACCCACACTGGCAGGAAATCTAACTCCTTCTCCTAGAACAGCTAGGACTCCCTAGGTGCCACACTGGAGGTTAATAGGCCAGCCATGGGTGGCTGTCCTGACTGTCGTGTGGTGTTTAGAAGTGTTCCTTTTATTGTTGATACTATTTGGAAAGCATAAGCTGgaaatctttttctttgtctctgtctcacaCCCTACCCCCTGTAGCTCATGTCTATCTGCTTATATTCTGCTTATTATTGGTGATCAGGCAGGTGGTCCTGCTGATCTGGGCTGGGTTACATTGAGGCCTGAGCTAAGTAAGGTCCATGTGATGGGTAACTTTCCTTGTTAAGTTGATTGCGGATAGAACCACTGTGGAAACACGTATATACATGGGGGTATTTCCAGAAAAAtttaactgaggaaggaaagctcaccctgaatgtggatgGTACCATTGTACTGGAAACcctgactgaataaaaaggagaaagccagtgaaGCCCtggtatttatttctctctgtttctgacTGCAGAACCAGTATGACCAGCTATCCCCTGTTCctaccaccatgcctttcctgccataTTGGATTGTTCTCTCAAACCATGAGCCCCAGTAAAGCTTTCCTATATTAAGTGATGTTTGCTAtgtatttcatcacagtaacaagaaaaataagcaatataGTGCATGTAAAAAAATCAAGTGTTATGGCACCATGTCCTCCATCTTCATTCAGATCCTGAGGCTAGGTTTAGATGGCAAGAAGATATTTGCATATGTGAGTAAAGAACTTGGTAGAGAGAGATCTCCTTGGGTAATCTGGGTAGAACCAACAGAGTCACAGCAGTCCCTGTAGGAATGGGGAGAGGACAAACAGTCAGAGAACCACAAGAAGAACATGGAAGCACAAGAGAACTCTGCCTCTGGAACAAAGTGCCAAAAGACAAGAAGTACTGGCGGCCCTAGAAGCTGAAAAGAGAAGGACTCTCACTGGCATCTTTAGGAGGAACACAGCCCTGCTGACATTTGATTTCAGTCCAGTGAAAGCCATGTTAGACTCTGCTCTCCATTTGATACATTTGATCTGTTTTAAGGCACTAAGTATGCAGCATGTGTCCTaagcagcaacagaaaacacCTTCACTCATTTCAATGGTTCtcagaatatttaattttaatataaagaatATGATTATGACGAGTGATTTATGCTCTTCTGTGGGAGTATAGTGTTAACAATAAGACGTTGTTTATTTCCTAGAACATTTTTCTAGTATCTGTGTTAAAATTCCAACATCTGGATTAGGAAGTTTCTAGTGACCTTCCACGCATGGGAGTTGaaattttcttgctttttcaaaTATAGAATAATTTGGAATGGCATTTTGGACATGTTGAAGATTATCCGAGATTACAACAATATGTTTTTCAATAGGTGGTTGATCACAGCTGGATTCTGATCCCGCTCTGGGGTGAGGTGTCAGTGTTGGCTCCATGTCACAGCTTTTGCAGGGCTCTTTGGATCTGTGCCTACTGTCCTAGGGGCCAGTCTGGCTGGGTGGAGTTTATCCCTCCATTCATTTTGAAGGCCTTGTAATGCTGCTGAAAGCCCACACAGTACAGCTCAGGGAACATGCTAAGGCCTCTTTCCTTAGCTCCTCCCATAACCAGAATCCTAGGCCTGGAATCCCAGGGGAGTCCAGCACATTGAGCTCACACATTTGCCCTAGAAAAAACAGACCAGAGTGATGGGAAAAGGGCAGGAaaggattttaattaaaatagccaTATTGGAAAGATGGAAATCAAGCCTTTCAGCTCTTCTTTAGGGTACTGACATGAActtaaacacagaaaaacttggagttgggggaggggcatgagGGACATGTAATTAAGCAGTTTAATCAAGATGAGGTCTGATTGAAGTTTATCTCAGTTTCTGGCTCTACAAGGTAGACGAGAGAAGTCCTATTGCTTGAGGGGACAGTATGATCCTCTGGAGATGATTGTTCCTGCTTGGGGAGGGGATGACTTCATCGTGGGTGAACTGTCTGTGAGGCTTAGCTGATCTCCGAAGCCAGTGACTGCTGATGTTGAGGCTCCTTTAGAGAACTGGAACAAGACTGTGTAAAAGCTGGTGTAAGATGCCCCAGTCACTCTCTGCACCTTCAGCCTTGAAGGGGGATGAGACATGTTAGGTCAATTTGAGTAATTAACATGTTCCACACCTTATGGTTTGTTTGATACTTTTTCTAATCACAGGGTAAGTTTTACTACAAATCAGATAGGCCAAAGGGGCagacaattttttaattaaattttttttggggggaatttCATACAAGAATATTCGTTTACATTGTTTATACCCTCCCCACTCCAACTCCTTACATTTCCTTCCACTTcccccccttacacacacacacacacacacacacacacacacacacacacacacacacattaatacatCTAGGGTGCATGTGAAAGGCAGGAGCCAGGGACTCAACCTAGCCTTTGTACCCTCTCTGTGAGACAGATTCCTCACGCCTTGAGCTCCCCAGTGGAGTAGAATCCTAGGTATGTACAGCACGCACCTGCTTATGAACACACTGAAGAAGGTGTCTCTGCTTGTCACTCTCCTGGCACCTCCAGCACCCACTGTTGACACACCACGGGGCCAGCCTTCATCTGCCTGAGTGAGGACAGCCTGGAGCTatgccaatgctttcttctgatgACCTTGGGGCGCTGGAGTTGAGCAACACTGTtgccctgtctctctgtgtctcagccaATTCCTCTACCAAGAGGTGGGTGACCTTGGACCTAGAAGACTCCTAGCCACAGTAGCATGTGATTCTTTCTCTGAAGAAGTAAAATACTTTCCCGTTGCTGAAACCACAAGTATGTGGCCATAGCACTGCATCAGGGACATGCTCAATGCTGCATTTACCACTCAGACAGTTCATGTGTCCCCACTTTCGTCTGTCTCTACATGCCAAATGTTCTGATATATCTTGGCATGGCcgaggttttttaaaaaaaagttttatttttaaaagaatttcaagCTGTAATGGCATTACTTTACAGTGCAAAGAGCTTTTCCCTCTGAAACATCAGAGAAAGAACTGACGATGTAATTGCCTCATCACTCCCCAACTTAGTATTAATTCCTGCAAACAGGTGTGATCTTCTCCATAACCCAGTGCAACCAGTGCATTCCCAGTGCAACCAGTGCATTCCGGGGAAGACACCAGAAGTAACCCCTCACTATCCTCAGATGTTGTCAGGAATCCAGGAGCAGTACATAGCCTTAGCTCAGCTAATTGTGGAGTCCTGAAAGTATGATTTGGGTCTTTCAGGAATGGGCACCTGGAAGGGAActcacagcaagtgttctttctAAATGACAGAATCACCAGCTACACCGATCTTCTCCTATCAGAAATGATTCCTTACTCATTTCCTTGATCTTCATAACCTTAATACTATGGAAGAGTATTCTAATATGTGTTTTTCTGATTTGCATATGGGAATGGCATCAATGTATAAGAACTATGCTGTGACAGAGGCCAATTCAGGCCTCTCTGTTCCGAGTGTGTGCTTCCACACAGGCTGGAGGCTAGGCCCAGGCTCTGCTTTCCAGTGGGCCTTCAAGGACTTGGTACTCCAATCTGAGTTCTAAGCAAGCCTGATAAGGGGAATCTCCTTTGTTTGATAGAGACATATtgctatctttatttttaatctaaataagttttaaaatttaattaatttatttattttacatcccaactgcagttccccctccctcatctcctcccactccctcctgcCATTTCTCCTCTGCCTACATCAATCTacccctctgtttctgttcaaaaaGGGGCatgcctcccatgggtatcaacaagcatggcctatcaagttgcagtaagtcAAAGCACTTCTTATATTTAGCCTGGGCAAGGCAAACAATATGAGAAATAGGTTCCAAGaaccagccaaagcattagggacagcccctgttctcatgttaggagtctcacaaatagaccaagctacacaattgtcacatttatgtagagggcctaggtcagtcccatgcatgcttcctggttgttggctcagactctgtgagtttctatgagtcaagttagttgtttctgtttttttttttttttttttttttttgtgatgtctttgacccctctgcctcctataatccttcctccctccattcagcaggattccttgagcttggcctaatgtttggctgtgggtctctgcatctgttttcattagttactggatgaaggctctctgatgacaattgggtaattaccaatctgatcacaggagatggccagttcaggctgtgtatccactattgctaggagccttagctggggtcttccttgtagaTTTGTGAGAGTTTCTGTGGGGGTTTGTGTTCCCAATATTGTGTACTTAATAAAttttctgggtcagagaacagacagcataGATACAAAGCAGAAAATGTGCACTCacactttaatctagcattccaaGATAGAAATTCTGGATCTctgtagttcaaggccacattggaaatagcaagcatggtgacacagctttaatccagaaagccagctttaatccaGGAGTGTGGTAGAAAGAGAAGATATAAGCTGAGGCAAGAAACTAAGCatttttggcctggttaagcatttgctggttaagcatgtggctggttaagcttcaggtttttgagcagtaattcagctgagacccattccggatgaggactcagaggcctccagtctgaggagataagaccagctaaggaattggcaaggtgagatagctgtggcttattctgttcttgaccttccagtattcacccataactgcctcaggtttgattttattaataagaacttttaagattccaaTTACAAGTTTCCCTgtcatcaggtttctacctgaccctgaaaagccctcctcttctttccagtcatctctttcagtactctcttcctccacccacccctcaACACAATCCTTCAAgtttccatccccacccacccagttCACCCAaggagatttcttctatttcctcttcccagggggATCCATGAATCCtcctttgggccctccttgttatctagcctatGCctctggattgtagcatggttattttttactttacaattaatatccacttatgagtgagtgcataccatatttgtttttctgggtctgagttaccttactcaggatgatttttttttctggttttatccatttgccttcaaatttcatgatgccattgtttttaacagctgagtaatactccattgtgtaaatgcaccacattttctttatccattcttcagctgaggagcatctaggttgtttctagattctcgttattacaaataaagctgctatgaacatagttgagcaaaagTCCTTTGAGTTAgattgagcatcttttgtgtatatgcccaagagccatatgcctgggtcttgaggtagaatgataacagttttctgagaaatcgccctattgatttccaaagtgactgcacaagtttgcattcccaccagcaatggaggagtgttctccttgctccatatctctccagcataagctgtcatttgtatttttgatcttagccattctgacaggtgtaagatggaatctcagagttgcatttccctgatggctaaggattttaaacatttcttttttctttctatctttcttccttccttccttccttccttccttccttccttccttccttccttccttccttcctttccttccttccttccttccttccttccttccttccttccttccttccttccttcctttccttccttccttccttccttcctttctctctctctctctctctctctctctttctatttatttatttgctgtttttgagacagggtttctatgtgtagttttggtatccatcctggatctcactctgtagaccaggctggcctcgaactcacagagatctgcctggctctgcctcctgagtgctggcattaaaggcatgcattaccaccgcctggctttgaacatttctttaagtgtttctctgccatttgaaattcttttattgaGAATGCTCTGTTTaggtttgtcttagttagggtttctatttctgtgaaaagacaccatgatcacagcaactcttacaaagaaaacatttaattagaagTGGCTCACctacagttttggaggttcaatccattatcatcatgatggggagcatggcagcatgcaggcagacatggtactggagtagtagctgagatttcttcatctttcaggcaacaggaaattaactaagacactcagctgtatcctgagcataggaaacctcacccccacagtgacacaattcttccaacaaggccatacccacttcaacaaaaccaacaaaacctaatagtgccactccatatgagattatgggggcaattacattcaaactatcacaaggtctgtactccatttttttcatttatttggtttttttttttttttttggtgtttagcttcttgagttctttatatattttggaaattagccttctgtcagatatgaggttggtgaagatcttttattCTTTAGGCTGCCATTTTGGCCTGCTGATGGTGTTCTTTGTCTTTCAgaaagttttcagtttcatgaagtcccagtGTCTATCCTAGTGTCTTGTtcctggtgttatattcaggaagtagtctcctgagtcaatgcattcaaggctatttcctactttcctattaggttcagtgtaacaggatttatgttgaagtctttgattcacttagacttgtgttttgtgcagggtgatagatatggatctatttgcattcttctacatgctgacatccagttatgacagtactatttgttgaagatgctttcttttctccattgtatatttttggcttctttgtcaaaaatcaaatgtCCATAGGcatatggatttatgtctgggtctttgatttgattctatCGAATctatttccaaatgaagttgagtattgttatttcaatgtctgtaaagaattgtgttggaattttgttgggaatttcattgaatttgtagattgctttttgtaggaTGGCcagttttactttgttaatcctataggtccatgagcatgggagatctttccatcttctgtcatcttttctaatttctttcttcaaagacttgaagttcttctcctacaggtcttttgcttgCTTAATTAAAGAtactcaagatattttatattgtttgtggctattgcgAAGGGTGCTGTTTCCCTGACAGGGTGCTATCTTAGTCCTTCTAGAATTCTTAAATAGAAACACTCAGACACTTTGAGACTCCCTGAATAAAACATGTCCATTGAAAGGATTGTTAGCCATTAGCCATGTCAAAGGTGACAGATGGGCAGGTAAGGGAAGGAGAGCCTCTTCAGCCTCCAAATTCATCCTTTAGTCATTCGAACTTAAGAGCAGCCTCACCTGGTGCCTATGTTTTTCTAACAGCCACTTGCCCTTTTAGCAAAGTTCCTCCATGACACACAAAGGTATTTTGCCAAATACCACGAAGAAAATTCTTGCTCTCTTCCAGTGATGAATGACTGCACTGAATCTTGATCCTGAGTTTGATGAGGATATACTAATCACTTATAGATAAATGCCTGTGGGGGTCTTGATTCTGAGTCTGAGGAAATTCaggaaagttgtctcctgtgccaatacattcaagactattctccactttctcttttatcaggttcagtgtaactggatttttgttgaagtctttgatccacttggacgtAAGTGGATCATTCATCCTCATGGATGAATGACTGGGGGCAGGGCTTGAATCTGAATCTGATGAGGATAAACTAACTACTTATGGATGGATGACTGGGGGCCTTGATCCTGAGTCTGAGGATACACTAACTACTTATGGTTGGATGGCTGGGTTGCAGGGAGGCGTTTTCCTTTTCTATGTATACCATGGTATCCAGATTATTAAAAAAGCATGAAATAGTCTAGTGGCAGGTGATAACTCTACTGTGTTCTTCTGTGTCTTAGTGAATTCAGGAGTGACTGATCTCAAATGTGGCACAAGAATTAGACACCAGGTCAGAGATTCTCTGAAACCATGATTGTTGCACAGTCCAGTGAGCAGAGACTTACATGTACAAATTTAACACTATGCTTACAAAATGTGCTCTTCTGAATGCACAGGAAATATTGGTTGTATTgtcaacaatagaaacaaaaataaatctcaatATGTTTCAAAGAAAGGTAAGATAGAATAGAAGTTCTCTGACTATGGTTGATTTGAGTTAGAAGTTGGTAAGTAAAAGGTGATTTGAAATCAGCTGTGATTAGAATTTAGCAGTTCAGTAATTACAGCCCAAAGGTCAGAAAAGATGTCAGAGAAGATGAGAGCAGGTTAGAAGCCAGGGGAACTGATGATGAGCACAGAACACCAGGAGAATGGAGCCAGATGTAGCTGCTGGCCAAAGAGGATCAGAGCCCTAAGGAAGGTGTCATCTCATGGACATCCCCAAACTATTGGCCTTGAGCTtggtaggttgtgtgtgtgtgtgtgtgtgtgtgtgtgtgtgtgtgtgtgtgtgtgtgtgtgttgtaggcaAGGTCATGGGTCGGGCTTGGCACCAATTGATTCCATTTCCCAGGAGTGAGTTCACCAGACTTCTCAGGAGTTCCTCCAACCCTGGGAATCCTTTTTAGCATTGTTTAAGGACAAACAGGGCTGGCATGGTGCCTCTAGACTGCGGTACAAGTGGGACCTGCCCTGGCAAAGCGCAGGGACAGCCCAGAGATGTGCATAGAGAGGGTATGTCTGTGGATGCTTCTCACTTCAGGGTTTGTGTCACCACAGGGTTTG includes the following:
- the Cst11 gene encoding cystatin-11, whose protein sequence is MMARLWKAPRLLLVILVALVAFSYQEKRKTFVSVHEVNAIEVSVPGTLKYVTETYNKESDDLYNFRIIRILKIEKQITDHMELHIRVEMQRTTCFKTETSTCDVQRGELYKKIQCYFSVYAKPEFERYKILKKNCTDS